In Puntigrus tetrazona isolate hp1 chromosome 7, ASM1883169v1, whole genome shotgun sequence, the following are encoded in one genomic region:
- the LOC122349687 gene encoding LOW QUALITY PROTEIN: uncharacterized protein LOC122349687 (The sequence of the model RefSeq protein was modified relative to this genomic sequence to represent the inferred CDS: inserted 1 base in 1 codon) — protein MDQSESGYVASIDSETRPDEFWGQQSAVPLVVVEEIFLNLPAHQVVRVCRLVCHQWKELVDDSSHWRKRCKREEIQPYNASRPPEDWRLFYFLSKFRRNLLKNPKADDGLQGWEVVGDDGGDHWVTERNRKPFPDNTVTKCFVTSDSLKKQLIDLKKEGYSDAFMDQVRPRIKISDWYTSLSYNGSQYRLSVELLDQEKKPISTYHPYKVFCQQGNDPWWQMNYVFANYGPGARFILFTHGGIGWSGLGVTNSSVEICPAADRLRCTKSNLLKNPSAEDGLRGWRIVHSGGDCWIIGENKKPIPDTVTRCFVTSYGLCLKQQLIDLNKEGYCDTFMDQVQPHIKISDWYTALSVCGSEYQIRVELLDQRKTPIKTFQPEKVIFSFGNSEPWCETSHIFKNYGPGVRFIRFTHGGKDTQYWADHYGVRITNSSVVIYPADESFRLTNRNLLKNPSAQEGLKGWEIVENGGDRWVAAENRRTFPVSKCFVTSYGLCLKEQLIDLKEEGYSDAFMDQQQPHIKISDWYAPLSDCGSEYQICVELLDEKKKPISTFQPEKVFFRQRTVCSWRQMFHVFXSYGPGVRFIRFTHGGKDTKFQKGQHGIQVTNSSVEIYSTD, from the exons ATGGATCAGTCTGAGAGCGGTTATGTTGCTTCGATAGACTCTGAAACCAGACCAGACGAA TTCTGGGGTCAGCAGTCAGCTGTTCCTCTGGTTGTGGTTGAGGAGATCTTCCTGAACCTGCCTGCACATCAGGTGGTCCGAGTCTGTCGGCTGGTCTGTCACCAGTGGAAGGAGCTGGTGGACGATTCGTCACACTGGAGAAAGCGCTGCAAGAGAGAGGAGATCCAGCCCTACAATGCTTCCAGACCCCCAGAGGACTGGCGTCTGTTTTACTTTCTATCTAAGTTTAGAAGAAACCTGCTCAAGAATCCCAAAGCTGATG ATGGACTTCAGGGTTGGGAGGTTGTAGGTGACGATGGAGGTGACCACTGGGTGACAGAAAGGAACAGAAAACCATTTCCAGACAACACAGTCACCAAATGTTTCGTAACATCTGATAG TTTGAAGAAGCAGCTGATTGATTTGAAGAAAGAAGGCTACAGCGATGCTTTCATGGATCAAGTGCGACCTCGTATCAAAATATCAGACTG GTACACCTCGCTCTCTTATAATGGAAGTCAGTATCGATTGTCTGTAGAGTTGCTAGATCAGGAGAAAAAACCCATCAGTACCTATCATCCTTATAAAGTTTTCTGTCAGCAGGGGAACGATCCATGGTGGCAA ATGAACTATGTCTTTGCCAATTATGGACCTGGGGCCCGGTTTATCCTTTTCACTCATGGAGGGATAGGGTGGTCTGGATTAGGGGTTACTAACAGCAGTGTGGAAATCTGTCCAGCTGCAGATAG GTTGAGATGCACAAAATCTAACTTGCTCAAGAATCCCAGCGCAGAAG ATGGACTTCGAGGATGGAGGATTGTACATAGTGGAGGTGACTGCTGGATCATAGGAGAAAACAAGAAACCAATTCCAGACACAGTCACCAGATGTTTTGTAACATCTTATGG GCTATGTTTGAAGCAACAGCTGATTGACTTAAACAAAGAAGGCTACTGCGATACTTTCATGGATCAAGTGCAACCTCATATCAAAATATCCGACTG GTATACGGCGCTCTCTGTTTGTGGAAGCGAGTATCAAATCCGCGTAGAGTTGCTTGATCAGAGGAAAACCCCCATCAAAACCTTTCAGCCTGAGAAAGTTATATTTTCATTTGGGAACAGTGAGCCGTGGTGTGAA ACGAGCCACATCTTTAAGAATTATGGACCCGGGGTTCGGTTTATCCGTTTCACTCATGGTGGAAAGGATACACAGTACTGGGCAGATCATTATGGAGTACGGATCACTAACAGCAGTGTGGTGATCTATCCAGCTGATGAGAG CTTCAGACTCACAAATCGTAACTTGCTCAAGAATCCCAGCGCACAAG AGGGACTTAAAGGATGGGAGATTGTAGAAAATGGAGGTGACCGCTGGGTGGCTGCAGAAAATAGGAGAACGTTTCCGGTCAGCAAATGCTTTGTGACGTCTTATGG TCTATGTTTGAAGGAGCAGCTGATTGACTTGAAGGAAGAAGGCTACAGTGATGCTTTCATGGATCAACAGCAACCTCATATCAAAATATCCGACTG GTATGCCCCACTCTCTGATTGTGGAAGTGAGTATCAGATCTGCGTGGAGCTGCTTGATGAGAAGAAGAAACCCATCAGTACCTTTCAGCCCGAGAAAGTTTTCTTTCGGCAGAGGACAGTTTGCTCATGGCGTCAA ATGTTCCACGTCT GGAGTTATGGACCTGGAGTTCGGTTTATCCGTTTCACTCACGGTGGGAAGGACACAAAATTTCAGAAAGGCCAGCATGGAATACAAGTCACTAATAGCAGTGTGGAGATCTATTCAACTGATTAG
- the LOC122348738 gene encoding LOW QUALITY PROTEIN: NACHT, LRR and PYD domains-containing protein 3-like (The sequence of the model RefSeq protein was modified relative to this genomic sequence to represent the inferred CDS: substituted 1 base at 1 genomic stop codon), whose protein sequence is MSFHEKRKGAAQTKRAGTPEPSCVSMKSDVSMGMPPEFSGGAVNSDPKCLLKGFSKCGLCEQALRDPVSITCNHSFCRKCISCYWDKFSQSEDFECPQCKKRSRTRSLLQTNKVSGGPSSALCCTNLQQDFLVEDALQRVKRRYKTSMRIKYESLFEGIKLQENRTLLNRIYTQLCIIEGESEGVNEEHEVLQMEKSQRTHSQDTLIHCNDLFNSLPEEGCEGKRRKMNDKIKTVLTKGVAGIGKTVSVQKFILDWAEGKANQDVDFMFVLPFRELNLIKDDQYNIHKLLLDFLPELQELDPKIYDECKVAFIFDGLDESRLSLRFSDSDVCSDINEYSSLGVLMSNIIRGDLLPSAHIWITSRPAAASQIPSKYINRITEIQGFDDHQKEEYFTKRISDQHQASRIISHIKRSRSLHIMCHIPVFCWISSTVLQNILKLNCSAEIPQTLTEMYIHFLLTQINIKNLKYDERDPGKLRQANRDVILKLADLAFKQLKKGNIMFYEEDLKECDIDVIDASVYSGICTEIFKEESVIHQRKVYCFIHLSFQEFLAAIYVFYCYAINTVEVLRFFDSLHNLLRGAVDKALESENGHLDLFLRFLLGISLDSNQKLLQDLLTNTHSCSKSIEKTTAYIKDKIKHGHDLSADRSINLFLCLFEMKDQTLYREIQDFLKSEKHSEKKLSSALCSTIAYMYQMSEEVLEELDPKKFNTSEEGRKKLLPAVKNCRKAFLADCNLTHKSCEIVASALQSSNSVLSELDLSNNDLRDSGVKLLSDGLKSPNCQLEKLRLSGCMVTEEGCCCLASALTSNPSHLRELDLSYNHLGHSGVKMLSDRLNHPNCKLEILNFDHGESFRNTPGLRKYACDLALDQNTVNTHLILSENNKKATYLEEEQPYLDHPERFEHYEQVLCRESLTGRCYWEAEWSGWSHIAVTYRGINRKGGSDCRFGLNEKSWSLVCSGKNYYARHNNARTDIPAPSFCSNIIGVYLDHPNGSLSFYSVSSETGKMVHIYTFHSTFTEPLYAGFGVGVDSGSSVCLCXIQKHACQIICQIQSVKEIN, encoded by the exons ATGAGTTTCCACGAGAAGAGAAAGGGTGCTGCTCAGACCAAAAGGGCGGGAACACCAGAACCTAGttgtgtgtctatgaagagtgATGTATCTATGGGCATGCCACCTGAATTCAGTGGAGGAGCAGTTAACTCTGACCCCAA GTGTTTGTTGAAGGGTTTTTCCAAATGTGGATTGTGTGAGCAGGCTCTGAGAGATCCCGTCTCAATTACCTGTAATCATAGTTTCTGCAGAAAGTGTATCAGCTGCTACTGGGATAAGTTCAGTCAGTCAGAAGACTTTGAATGTCCTCAGTGCAAGAAGAGATCTAGAACGCGTTCTCTTctacaaacaaataaagtatCGGGAGGACCTAGTTCTGCTCTTTGTTGCACAAACCTGCAGCAGGACTTTCTGGTGGAGGATGCCCTGCAGAGAGTCAAAAGGAGATACAAAACCAGCATGAGGATCAAATATGAAAGCTTATTTGAGGGAATCAAACTACAGGAAAACCGAACTCTCCTGAACAGGATCTACACACAGTTATGTATCATAGAGGGAGAAAGTGAAGGGGTAAATGAAGAGCACGAAGTCTTACAGATGGAGAAGTCACAGAGAACACATTCACAAGACACTCTTATCCACTGCAATGATCTCTTTAATTCCTTACCCGAAGAAGGATGTGAGGGGAAGAGAAGAAAgatgaatgacaaaataaagactgttcttactaaaggagtcgctggaattggaaaaacagtttctgtgcagaagttcattctcGACTGGGCAgagggaaaagccaatcaggatgtagatttcatgtttgtgcttccaTTTCGAGAGCTAAACTTGATTAAAGATGATCAGTACAATATCCACAAACTTCTGCTTGACTTTCTTCCTGAACTTCAAGAGCTGGACCCAAAGATTTATGATGAATGTAAAGTTgcgttcatctttgatggtctggatgaaagcagGCTTTCACTGAGGTTTTCAGACAGTGATGTGTGTTCTGATATAAATGAGTATTCATCACTTGGTGTATTGATGTCAAACATCATCAGAGGAGACCTGCTTCCTTCTGCTCACATCTGGATCAcgtccagaccagcagcagccagtcAGATACCTTCAAAATACATCAACCGGATAACTGAAATTCAGGGATTCGATGACCAtcagaaggaggaatattttACCAAGAGGATCAGTGATCAGCATCAAGCCAGCAGAATAATCTCACACATAAAAAGATCGAGAAGCctccacatcatgtgccacatacctgtcttctgctggatctcatccaCGGTACTTCAGAACATCCTGAAACTAAATTGCAGTGCAGAAATccctcaaactctgactgaaatgtacattcactttctgctcactcaaataaacataaaaaatctgaaGTATGATGAGCGAGATCCAGGTAAACTACGACAGGCCAACAGAGACGTGATTTTGAAACTTGCTGATCTGGCTTTCAAACAGCTAAAGAAAGGCAATatcatgttttatgaggaggaTCTGAAAGAGTGCGACATAGATGTCATTGACGCCTCAGTGTACTCTGGGATCTGCACCGAGATATTTAAAGAGGAATCTGTAATTCATCAGAGAAAAGTTTACTGTTTCATACATCTGAGCTTTCAAGAGTTTCTTGCTgctatttatgtgttttattgttatgcAATCAATACTGTAGAGGTACTAAGGTTTTTTGATTCACTGCATAATTTGCTCAGAGGAGCAGTAGATAAAGCCTTAGAAAGTGAGAATGGACACCTAGATCTTTTCCTCCGGTTCCTGCTGGGCATCTCACTGGACTCCAATCAGAAACTCTTACAGGATCTACTGACTAACACTCACAGCTGCTCAAAGAGCATTGAGAAAACAACTGCTTATATTAAGGACAAAATTAAACATGGCCACGATCTTTCGGCTGACAGATCCATCAatctttttctttgtctctttGAAATGAAAGACCAGACTCTGTACAGAGAGATCCAGGATTTTCTGAAATCAGAAAAACACTCAGAGAAGAAACTTTCTTCTGCACTTTGCTCAACAATCGCCTACATGTATCAGATGTCAGAAGAGGTGCTGGAGGAACTTGATCCCAAGAAATTTAATACATCAGAAGAAGGTCGGAAAAAACTCTTACCAGCTGTGaaaaactgcagaaaagctTT TCTGGCTGACTGTAATCTCACTCATAAATCCTGTGAAATTGTAGCCTCAGCTCTGCAATCATCAAACTCCGTCCTGAgtgagctggacctgagtaacaatgacttgcgggattcaggagtgaagcttctCTCTGATGGGCTGAAGAGCCCAAACTGTCAACTAGAGAAATTGAG AttgtctggctgtatggtgacagaggaaggctgttGTTGTCTGGCCTCAGCTCTGACTTCCAACCCCTCACATCTGAGAGAgttggatctgagctacaatcacctTGGACACTCTGGAGTAAAGATGCTCTCTGATCGACTGAACCATCCAAACTGTAAACTGGAGATACTTAA TTTTGACCACGGTGAGTCTTTCAGAAACACACCAGGACTACGGAAAT ATGCCTGTGATCTCGCATTAgatcaaaacacagtaaacactCATCTCATTTTATCTGAGAACAACAAAAAGGCAACATATTTGGAAGAGGAGCAGCCATATCTCGATCATCCAGAAAGATTTGAGCACTATGAGCAGGTTCTGTGTAGAGAGAGCCTgactggacgctgttactgggaggctGAATGGAGTGGCTGGAGTCATATTGCAGTCACATATCGAGGTATCAACAGAAAAGGGGGCAGCGACTGCAGATTTGGACTCAATGAAAAGTCCTGGAGTCTGGTCTGCTCTGGTAAAAATTACTATGCCAGGCATAATAATGCAAGAACTGACATACCTGCACCCTCATTCTGTTCTAATATAATAGGAGTGTATCTAGATCATCCAAATGGTTCTTTGTCTTTTTACAGCGTTTCCTCTGAAACTGGCAAAATGGTTCACATTTACACCTTCCACTCCACATTTACCGAGCCCCTCTATGCGGGGTTTGGTGTCGGGGTTGACAGCGGCtcttcagtgtgtttatgtTAAATACAGAAGCATGCGTGTCAGATCATATGCCAAATACAGTCTGTGAAGGAAATAAATTGA